The following nucleotide sequence is from Aedes aegypti strain LVP_AGWG chromosome 3, AaegL5.0 Primary Assembly, whole genome shotgun sequence.
GAGATCATTGCATAAAAGAGCACAAGTTTCCTCACAATTTTCGGTTTGATCAAAGGGTTTTCACTCATAAAAAGTCCAACAGATCAAGAGCGTCATTGTCGGAGTCATCAGTCACAGATCAGCACATGGAAGTCGAGACTTCTGCTGAATCTGGTTCAAGTGCTGTAGTGAAAAACACGAAGAATTTCAACTTTGGCCATTCAAAAGTACGCTCTTTCAAATCCGACAAATCTGCCAAGAAGTCCGACATTTTGGAAAGTAATCGAATGGTGGTCGATTTGCTGGAAAGTCTTCCCAAAGAATGATGGTAACTCTAGTCATATgtcaataaataatttattttgttaaaataaataagtgaaataaatatgaataaataaatgctTGTTCAGAAATACTAACATCCTGCGTTTTAAGCTTCGTTGTCGACGTCCTCGGCGCTATATTCTTCGTTTAAGTAATCTTCGCCTGGATATTGCGTTGTCACATTCCCTAGCTGCAATCTCAAACTCGTCATCTGTTCATGCTCATCGATAGTTGCCTGTGAAGTGCTAGTGGTGGCCATCGTCGTCGTAGACGACGAAGACGTAATCATCGACGGCGGTAGAATCTCGCAGTTCTGGCCCTTGTATCCGGATGGGCACTCACATTTGAAGTTTCCATCGTCCTTCATCAACGAGGTGCACTTGCCACCATTTTGACACGTGTTGGGGTTCTTCTCGCAGTAGTTCAACTCCTCATCGCACAGCATTCCTCCCCAGCCGGGTTTACAGTTGCATTCCCAAGGTCTGCGACAGTCACCGTTCTTACATCCCGGATATGCGTGACACTTGCTACAGTCTTCACCCATCCATCCGACTCTACAGCGGCACTCACCGGGGCGTCTGCAATATCCATGTTCTCGGCTACAGTTCTTGGCGCAGATGGCTGAAACACATTACCGTTGTTAAACTTTAACTTTGGTAATACAATGAGAAGCATCTTACGAGTTTGACACAGGATTCCGGTCCAGCCAGGGAGGCACTTGCATTCCAGAGGTTTTGTACACGTTCCGTGCATACATCCTGGCAACACTTGACAGTCACGGCACGTGGCTCCAGCCCATCCAAGCCGGCAGCGGCACTCTCCAGGAGATTCACAGTATCCACGTGATGGGTGGCAATCCTCGCGACAGATAGCTAAAATGATCGAAATCCATTTCATACAAGTTTGACCAACCCCTGAACCTCGATCATACTCACGTTCCGAGCAGAAGATACCGTCCCATCCCTTGTGGCAGACGCACTCGAACGAAACCTTACAGCTACCATGCTGACAACCCGGCAGCGGAATACACCGGTTGCAGTTATCGCCGTAGAAACCGAGCTTGCAGCGACACTCGTTCGGACGTTTGCAATAACCATTCATCGGGTCGCAGCCCTTCTTGCAGATGGGGACATCGCACAAATCGCCGGTCCAACCTGGGAGGCACTTTACGTCGCCGTTGTCATCGCACACGTAGTGCGAGTACTCATTCTGCGAGTTGGGAATTTCGCAGGCCTGAAACGAGAtgatatgtaatgtttagtatGCGAAGAACATATAAAGTAAAAGAAATAATCATGATTCGAAAGGTTTTTGTATGATAAAAGTGTAAGGTAATATAATCCATTATAATTTCAGGAAATTCTCAAGGCAAAACTCGAAATTGATCTCGAAGAACTTCATTAGGAATTTTGCCTAAAAAGACCAAGAAGTTTCACTCGGTATTTTTTCGGAACTTATCATTCCCGGGTTGAGGGGAAagtcaaattataaaaaaacagtAATACATACGAAAATTTACCATCAGAaccaattttgaatttttaagttgCTAGTTTGACGAACAAGgtcatgagcctctgtacgtaccataaattcttttgttctaatgacttttactgtgcaccgtgtgttggtgctatctcgctctctctcacgggcaacttgaaaacagagcgcacagtaaaagtcaaacgttttatagcatgcatagtagactggcccagctcagtatggaagaaaaataaagttgtatgattccacggggcaccccccaggattatttcttggggttagaggaagcctttctgaaaaactcAGCTCATttagtcgttccatgagctggcgcatttgaattgaagttaatatgggattttcagctcaaacatatgagcaacagcacatcatctactgtttggttcaggaaaattgatgatcgcatTCAATTGGACCCATAATGTCAAAAACACAACTTgatataatagcgaagaatattgtagaagattgtatcatgatcaaaattaataaagttggtgttttaaccatctgaagtatatcatgcaatactgcttgtatttcttcaacatagctcagaggtaaccactaagcacatcatagccacctatgacactatcccatccccgacatagtcacttatgacgtaaaaagttatagtgacgacttccttcggaagggaagtaaagccgttggtcccgagatgaactagcctagggctaaaaatctcgttaataaagtcaaacctaAACCTAACCTATGAcactgggcgagctgaggcacatgtcgcatgcatataagtgactgtacggaagtgctgatctaagcctaactttcaacaactgaaaaagtgatgaaaataagattaaatccagataaaaccttctgcaattatgttcattagggtatcaactagtgtatttgtcattctgtacttatttgaacgcgaacaattagtatacggagcGAAATAGtgacaaaggatcaattttcaatatatttgagacgaatatcccatacaaacttcatatccattgcgccagctggtggagcaaccaattgagttgaaattttgagagagcgtttttcttaccctaaggctcatatctagggggtgccccgttaagttttacaacttttttgtttaagggccagtctaatgcataggctcattgcacttttttatatttaaggAGGTATGCACAATGCACATACACACATTTCTAGTAAATAATAGATCCAtgtcagggatgggaaatgtactgtagcaaacatttaccacctcaacattcacatttttctacacgaccatcaaaatccaaagcaaaccatgaccgttcataACAAGAacatgtcacggctcttcaaaactgcaatcttcttcttcctaacgttttttcaaacccgaatgcgaaacgactcgagcacagtggtgacacgatttttccggttttcgaggttttgcatttttgctcgataaaggcagcatgaaattgaacttgtatatatgtatcgcaacggaatgattgtgctcttgctattggcgctaatagatttcaattaccgtaattcggggtaacattgatcatttttttggatatttcttaaaaattgaatttgaaattctatatgtggcaagttttatatttttaaaacaagtactggcacacAATGCTCGTGtgtatatactgtattttgttttctaaaagtttaaaccatgtttaaaaaaatgttttatgtgattttttttattaagctgatatggggtaacattgatcacccatgcaaaacatcgttcggtaatgttgaaaatatcattacttactaaaatcatggtccgtgaagccgaatatggaggccaaactcttacaagtcatttacttttcgagttatttaaaaaataaaaacaccttgaattgtgtacgcctaaaggtaggcaatttcctaaggaatattTGCATTCTTTTTAGTACTTTTTAgtattttcagcaatgtcatttttagtaataacTGCATTTCTtctgctcatatcgttttcagaaTTCATGTTAGACATGATTCTTTGAGCGTGTCGTCCATTAtcataaaaatcattgtttccaaaagttgaCATTTTTTCGCATAAACACAtctcaatttttgcaaaaacccaATGTAcattatgtatgtatgtatgtatgtaagtagccaccaatccttgcttgagttttgctctgcatgcggctccactcaacagtaaggtcaaattttattaccaatctgcattcaacataccGCTGTATGAAGGGTCAAAAGGGGGGTGGCGAACCCGTAAgcagaaacacttacgcgaaacccgcgggaaatagagaatctccttccagccatatgatccaacagattgagtattagaatttgcaatactcctaatgcttccaaaactcaactaataatattcccacataaaccaaaagctctttatttgaaaccttcaagtagacatgttgtcacgatgagaggggttccaataaattggtcagatgaagttaagtatctagggcttatgctagataagaatttaactttcaaaaatcacattgagggcattcaagccaaatgtaataaatatgtaaaatgtctctatccccttattaatagaaaatcaaaactttgtcttaagaacaagctgttaatattcaaacaaattttcaggccagccatgttgtatgctgtaccaatatggactagctgttgtaataccaggaagaaagctctgcagagaattcaaaataaaattttgaaaatgattctgaggcttcctccctggtatagtaccaatgagttacatagaatatccaatgttgaaacattggaacaaatgtcaaatacaatcattaataatttcaggcaaaaatcgttacaatcttctattgccacgattaatgcgttatatgtttaggttaagttaggttaagtatattaaaaacattttttttttctcttataagcaggtgaaatcaactcacctgtaaaaaaaaaactgaactgctacggcaaatgaaatgtaatatgttgttaacaaaatgttaattaaatcttaaatttgttttaccaaattaggatgatagtgttgtcaaataacacagaacacctagatataagaaatgaatgtaatgtttggaatgatactaataaaaaaattatatataaaaaaacaaaaaaaaaaaaaaaaaagaatttgcaatacttgtagagttttccacggaaaggtttgttagaagaagggcgcgtcaaatcttttacaactgttggagagaaaagtactagacgcgaacgactaacacttttcctcctgactccgattggcactccacttcattgtccagttgtaacttcaatgatgccctgatgctctcTCCCTTCCCAAAACATGGtaaattcaattatagtgaaatgttatatagtagaacagattgtaatatatataataatatggTAATAAaatctacaaggatgttacggtGCATTCTCCTATACTCCGGTTGGTACTCCACTCTattgtccagctgtaacttcaatgatgccctgatgcacctTTCCAAATCCCATCATATGATAAAACGAAATAAATATGTTGATATGTATGTgaatatataaaatttgaaaattatgtaGACGATTTGCTGAAACATGAATAATAATGCTAAGTTAGTATCTCCGATAAGCGGGTTCCATGCTGCTCCTGAAAGTTAAACCAATTTAACAGTATAATAATCTACATAGAAGTAAATAAATTGCGttgcttgaaaataataattgattcaaatgaaCATTAACGCTGCGTTATCATGATTGAATCTGTTGACAAAATAATGTGGAATATGATTAATtgcaaagataaaaaaaaacttcgaaatGATACATTAAACTATGGTTTACTCCATATATCTAGATATTGTAGGGCTTATAGAATTTCAAAGCAGATGTATTTGAAAGTACCTTTGAAAGAGCCATGAAAACTTATCGAGATATGAAAAGTAGACTTGATCGATAATAAGAAATATACGTTTTAAACCTACAAAATACACGGCTCATTCCTTTAGGCGACtttaatatcttcaaaactaaacAATTTAAATATATTGATTCGTAAAACAATTCTCGCCCTGACAGCCATTGGTAATCAAGTTTGTGAATTGTTGTTTCTATGCTAACGGATGGATATACACGTTATTTGACAATGCTacgtatgtatgtatgtatgtaggtagccaccatcctagcttgagtcttgctctgcatgcggttccgcttaacagtacagtcaattttcattatcaatctgaattcaacataccattgtatgaagggccaaaatggggtgtggcggacccgtaagcagagacactt
It contains:
- the LOC5574186 gene encoding delta-like protein 1, with amino-acid sequence MSNNCYYQIIIVAAIGSICLGLATVAEAVRYVPKWKKQACEIPNSQNEYSHYVCDDNGDVKCLPGWTGDLCDVPICKKGCDPMNGYCKRPNECRCKLGFYGDNCNRCIPLPGCQHGSCKVSFECVCHKGWDGIFCSEPICREDCHPSRGYCESPGECRCRLGWAGATCRDCQVLPGCMHGTCTKPLECKCLPGWTGILCQTPICAKNCSREHGYCRRPGECRCRVGWMGEDCSKCHAYPGCKNGDCRRPWECNCKPGWGGMLCDEELNYCEKNPNTCQNGGKCTSLMKDDGNFKCECPSGYKGQNCEILPPSMITSSSSTTTMATTSTSQATIDEHEQMTSLRLQLGNVTTQYPGEDYLNEEYSAEDVDNEA